The Rhodobacter sp. CZR27 genome includes a window with the following:
- a CDS encoding cysteine synthase A, protein MRIHRDLADTIGNTPLIRLRKASELTGCEILGKCEFLNPGQSVKDRAALYIIRDAVEKGLLQPGGTIVEGTAGNTGIGLALVGASMGFRTVIVIPETQSQEKKDMLRLAGAQLVQVPAAPYRNPNNYVRYSGRLAELLAKTEPNGAIWANQFDNVANRQAHLETTGPEIWEQTDGKVDGFICAVGSGGTIAGVAMALQPRGVKIGLADPEGASLHAFFTEGTLDAPGSSITEGIGQGRITANLEGFRPDFSYRIPDAEALPIIFDLVQEEGLCLGGSSGVNIAGAIRMAREMGPGHRIVTVLCDYGNRYQSKLFNPYFLRDKGLPVPQWLDEAPPAIPPVFEDL, encoded by the coding sequence ATGCGTATTCACCGTGACCTTGCCGACACGATCGGCAACACCCCCCTGATCCGTCTGCGCAAGGCGTCGGAGCTGACCGGCTGCGAGATCCTCGGCAAGTGCGAGTTCCTGAATCCCGGCCAGTCGGTGAAGGACCGGGCCGCGCTCTACATCATCCGCGACGCGGTGGAGAAGGGGCTGCTGCAACCCGGCGGGACGATCGTCGAAGGCACCGCGGGCAACACGGGCATCGGCCTTGCGCTGGTCGGCGCCTCGATGGGCTTCCGCACGGTGATCGTGATCCCCGAGACGCAGAGCCAGGAAAAGAAGGACATGCTGCGGCTGGCCGGCGCCCAGCTGGTGCAGGTTCCGGCCGCGCCCTATCGCAACCCGAACAATTACGTCCGCTATTCCGGCCGTCTGGCCGAGCTTCTGGCGAAGACCGAGCCGAATGGCGCGATCTGGGCCAACCAGTTCGACAATGTGGCGAACCGGCAGGCCCATCTGGAGACCACCGGCCCCGAGATCTGGGAGCAGACCGACGGCAAGGTGGACGGCTTCATCTGCGCCGTGGGCTCCGGCGGGACCATCGCGGGCGTCGCCATGGCGCTGCAACCCCGGGGCGTGAAGATCGGTCTCGCCGATCCCGAGGGCGCCTCGCTGCATGCCTTCTTCACCGAAGGCACGCTCGACGCGCCCGGAAGCTCGATCACCGAAGGGATCGGGCAGGGCCGCATCACCGCCAACCTCGAGGGCTTCCGGCCCGACTTCAGCTATCGCATTCCCGATGCCGAGGCGCTGCCGATCATCTTCGACCTCGTGCAGGAAGAAGGTCTCTGCCTCGGTGGCTCGTCCGGCGTGAACATCGCCGGCGCGATCCGCATGGCGCGCGAGATGGGTCCGGGCCACCGGATCGTCACCGTGCTCTGCGACTATGGCAACCGATACCAGTCCAAGCTCTTCAATCCCTACTTCCTGAGGGACAAGGGCCTGCCCGTCCCGCAATGGCTCGACGAGGCGCCCCCGGCCATCCCTCCGGTGTTCGAGGATCTCTGA
- a CDS encoding NUDIX domain-containing protein gives MGRAALEVSGEGPVFLCGPLAHGALQAAIFGRGIAGQPARLDGHALTGAGPFAALSPEADGSVEGVLVDLDGDSAARLDYHREVAGLVRLPVEVGGQSVQALLAAGSGAGPWCAAEWEAVWAPIVTATAVDVLALWPEVPAGAARARYRLMLVQGASRVRAAEPAPAEVRRRCWPGDIAIERRRQVYANFFAVEEYDLAFRRFGGAMSPTVNRAVFISGDAVTVVPYDPARDRVLLVEQFRPGPFGRGDREPWLLEPIAGRIDPGETPEATARREAVEEAGLTLGALEKVAGYYPTPAAKAEFLYSYVALADLPDGVEGVFGVEGEAEDIRGHLIPFDRLMDLVRTGEICNGPLVLTALWLERERPRLRAESR, from the coding sequence ATGGGCCGGGCGGCGCTGGAAGTGAGCGGCGAGGGTCCTGTCTTCCTGTGCGGGCCGCTGGCGCATGGCGCGCTGCAGGCGGCCATCTTCGGGCGCGGCATCGCCGGACAGCCGGCGCGTCTCGACGGTCACGCGCTGACCGGCGCCGGTCCCTTCGCCGCGCTGTCCCCCGAGGCGGACGGCAGCGTGGAGGGAGTGCTTGTCGATCTCGACGGGGATTCCGCCGCGCGGCTCGACTATCACCGCGAGGTGGCGGGTCTCGTCCGGCTTCCGGTCGAGGTCGGGGGCCAGTCGGTGCAGGCGCTGCTGGCCGCCGGATCCGGTGCCGGCCCGTGGTGCGCCGCGGAGTGGGAGGCGGTCTGGGCGCCCATCGTCACGGCGACTGCCGTCGATGTGCTGGCTCTCTGGCCCGAGGTGCCGGCCGGGGCCGCCCGCGCCCGCTACCGGCTGATGCTGGTGCAGGGCGCAAGCCGGGTGCGCGCCGCCGAACCGGCCCCCGCCGAGGTGCGGCGCCGCTGCTGGCCCGGCGACATCGCGATCGAGCGGCGCAGGCAGGTCTATGCCAATTTCTTCGCGGTCGAGGAATACGATCTGGCCTTCCGCCGCTTCGGCGGGGCGATGAGCCCGACGGTCAACCGCGCCGTCTTCATCTCGGGCGATGCGGTGACGGTCGTGCCCTACGATCCCGCCCGTGACCGGGTCCTGCTGGTCGAGCAGTTCCGCCCCGGCCCCTTCGGGCGCGGCGACCGCGAGCCCTGGCTGCTTGAGCCGATCGCCGGCCGCATCGACCCCGGCGAAACGCCCGAGGCCACGGCCCGGCGCGAGGCGGTGGAGGAGGCGGGCCTGACGCTCGGCGCGCTCGAGAAGGTCGCGGGCTACTATCCGACGCCGGCGGCCAAGGCGGAATTCCTTTACTCCTACGTCGCGCTTGCCGACCTGCCCGACGGGGTCGAGGGCGTCTTCGGCGTCGAGGGCGAGGCCGAGGACATCCGCGGCCACCTGATCCCCTTCGACCGGCTGATGGATCTGGTGCGGACCGGCGAGATCTGCAACGGGCCGCTGGTTCTGACGGCGCTCTGGCTGGAGCGGGAACGGCCGCGGCTGCGCGCTGAAAGCCGCTGA
- a CDS encoding TrgA family protein translates to MPTAAKLFAALAFAALGYIGAMLFVDRLPEGTPAGLFGPGGAAIGLVCGWMISGAMAGRGYVASMTTGVRTAATIVFFALLAYSLYVMVIRALRMLYHGPMEAILGVFQLMLDHGRLLVTPEILATLVVGGMIGGSAAEWAGRRWK, encoded by the coding sequence ATGCCGACCGCCGCAAAACTGTTTGCCGCGCTGGCCTTCGCCGCGCTGGGCTACATCGGGGCCATGCTCTTCGTGGACCGCCTGCCCGAGGGCACACCCGCCGGCCTGTTCGGCCCCGGCGGCGCCGCGATCGGGCTGGTCTGCGGCTGGATGATCAGCGGGGCGATGGCGGGGCGGGGCTATGTCGCCTCGATGACCACCGGGGTGCGCACGGCGGCGACCATCGTCTTCTTCGCGCTGCTGGCCTATTCCCTCTATGTGATGGTCATCCGGGCGCTGCGGATGCTCTACCACGGCCCGATGGAGGCGATCCTCGGGGTGTTCCAGCTGATGCTGGACCATGGCAGGCTGCTCGTCACGCCCGAGATCCTCGCGACGCTGGTGGTGGGCGGCATGATCGGCGGAAGTGCCGCCGAATGGGCCGGGCGGCGCTGGAAGTGA
- a CDS encoding cyclopropane-fatty-acyl-phospholipid synthase family protein, translating to MTPLTTTRGQHDLPRYFPQVFEVMQSLRHGRLDFVLDDGRRFRIEGAGPGPVAELDIHDSDIFARLIREGDLGFCEAYLDGAWSTPDLQAFMDLLHADNDDVYDGFPGMGLLRAFENIRHWLRGNSKRQARKNIAAHYDLGNEFYSLWLDESMTYSSALFRTGQESLEEAQRAKYASLVDRMGAKPGDHVLEIGCGWGGFAEYAAKERGLRVTGLTISQAQHDYAVERIARAGLSDRVEIRLQDYRDERGTYDGIASIEMFEAVGEKYWPIYFQTLRERLKPEARATLQIITVQDKRWEVYRRGVDFIQKYIFPGGMLPSPSVLRAEIGRGGLRVVDSVEFGQSYSMTLRRWHETFNERWDQVAALGFDERFRRMWNFYLTSCAGSFDGRNCDVTQITVTRAA from the coding sequence ATGACGCCTCTGACCACGACGCGCGGGCAGCACGACCTGCCGCGCTACTTCCCGCAGGTTTTCGAGGTCATGCAGAGCCTCCGCCACGGCCGGCTCGACTTCGTGCTGGACGACGGCCGGCGCTTCCGCATCGAGGGCGCAGGCCCCGGTCCGGTGGCCGAACTCGACATCCACGATTCCGACATCTTCGCCCGGCTGATCCGCGAGGGCGACCTCGGCTTCTGCGAGGCCTATCTGGACGGGGCCTGGTCCACGCCGGACCTGCAGGCCTTCATGGACCTGCTTCACGCCGACAACGACGATGTCTACGACGGCTTTCCCGGCATGGGTCTGCTGCGGGCCTTCGAGAACATCCGTCACTGGCTGCGCGGCAACTCAAAGCGTCAGGCGAGGAAGAACATCGCCGCGCATTACGACCTTGGCAACGAGTTCTATTCGCTCTGGCTGGACGAAAGCATGACCTATTCCTCGGCCCTGTTCCGCACCGGGCAGGAAAGCCTCGAGGAGGCGCAGCGCGCGAAATATGCAAGCCTCGTGGACCGGATGGGGGCGAAGCCGGGCGATCACGTGCTGGAAATCGGCTGCGGCTGGGGCGGCTTTGCCGAATATGCCGCGAAGGAGCGCGGCCTGCGCGTGACCGGCCTGACGATCAGCCAGGCGCAGCACGACTACGCGGTGGAGCGGATCGCCCGCGCGGGCCTGTCGGACCGGGTCGAGATCCGGCTGCAGGACTATCGCGACGAGCGTGGCACCTATGACGGGATCGCCTCGATCGAGATGTTCGAGGCGGTGGGCGAGAAATACTGGCCGATCTACTTCCAGACCCTGCGCGAGCGGCTGAAGCCCGAGGCCCGCGCCACGCTGCAGATCATCACCGTGCAGGACAAGCGGTGGGAGGTCTATCGCCGCGGCGTGGACTTCATCCAGAAATACATCTTCCCCGGCGGAATGCTGCCCTCGCCCAGCGTGCTGCGGGCCGAGATCGGCAGGGGCGGATTGCGGGTCGTGGACTCGGTCGAATTCGGCCAGAGCTATTCCATGACGCTCCGCCGCTGGCACGAGACCTTCAACGAACGCTGGGACCAGGTGGCCGCGCTGGGCTTCGACGAGCGGTTCCGCCGCATGTGGAACTTCTACCTGACCTCTTGCGCGGGCTCGTTCGACGGCCGAAACTGCGACGTGACGCAGATCACGGTAACGCGGGCCGCCTGA
- a CDS encoding deoxyribodipyrimidine photo-lyase: MAEAPLILWFRRDLRLTDNQMLAAAASTGRPLVPVFILDPETEALGAAPKWRLGLGIEAFARTLERHGSRLILRRGPALQVLEALVAETGAAAVHWSRLCERSWRARDAAVKAGLKGRGTEAVSHPGHTLHEPWEIATGQGAFYKVYTPFWKAVKAREGVAPLPAPARLAAPAAWPASDRLDDWRLGAAMNRGAAVVARHVRVGEAAAAERLAEFIGNRIDRYAACRDQPAVPVTSGLSENLTYGEISARTVWHAGLRALDEGRLGAEKFLQELVWREFAWHLLYHTPEIASRNWRPDWDAFPWRKDNPDAERWRRGMTGEPFVDASMREMFVTGTMHNRARLIAGSYLTKHLMTDWRVGQAWFEDCLIDWDPASNALGWQWVAGSGPDAAPYFRIFNPATQAEKFDAGGAYREGFVAELARRPGARALSFFEAVPRRWGLAPDQCYPDAVIPLAEGRERALAAYGQRSR, encoded by the coding sequence ATGGCCGAGGCCCCGCTCATCCTGTGGTTCAGGCGCGACCTGCGGCTGACGGACAACCAGATGCTTGCCGCTGCGGCCTCCACGGGGCGACCGCTCGTCCCGGTCTTCATCCTCGATCCCGAGACCGAGGCGCTGGGTGCCGCACCGAAGTGGCGGCTCGGTCTTGGCATCGAGGCCTTCGCCCGGACGCTGGAGCGGCACGGCAGCCGTCTGATCCTGCGCCGCGGGCCGGCGCTTCAGGTGCTCGAGGCGCTGGTGGCCGAAACCGGCGCCGCCGCCGTGCACTGGTCGCGGCTCTGCGAGCGGTCCTGGCGCGCGCGGGATGCCGCGGTCAAGGCGGGGCTGAAGGGCCGCGGGACGGAGGCGGTCAGCCATCCCGGCCACACCCTGCACGAGCCCTGGGAGATCGCGACCGGGCAGGGCGCCTTCTACAAGGTCTATACGCCGTTCTGGAAGGCCGTGAAGGCGCGGGAGGGGGTCGCGCCGCTGCCCGCGCCCGCTCGGCTTGCGGCACCTGCGGCTTGGCCCGCCTCGGACCGGCTGGACGACTGGCGCCTTGGCGCCGCGATGAACCGGGGGGCAGCGGTGGTGGCGCGCCACGTCCGGGTCGGCGAGGCCGCGGCCGCGGAGCGGCTGGCCGAGTTCATCGGGAACCGGATCGACCGCTACGCCGCCTGTCGCGACCAGCCGGCCGTTCCCGTCACCTCGGGCCTTTCCGAGAACCTGACCTATGGCGAGATCTCGGCGCGGACCGTCTGGCACGCCGGCCTCCGGGCGCTGGACGAGGGCCGCTTGGGCGCCGAGAAGTTCCTGCAGGAGCTGGTCTGGCGCGAGTTCGCCTGGCACCTGCTTTATCACACGCCCGAGATCGCCAGCCGGAACTGGCGCCCGGACTGGGACGCCTTCCCCTGGCGCAAGGACAACCCGGATGCCGAGCGCTGGCGCCGCGGCATGACGGGCGAGCCCTTCGTCGATGCCTCCATGCGCGAGATGTTCGTGACGGGCACCATGCACAACCGCGCGCGGCTGATCGCCGGCAGCTACCTGACCAAGCACCTGATGACCGACTGGCGGGTCGGGCAGGCCTGGTTCGAGGACTGCCTGATCGACTGGGATCCGGCCTCGAACGCGCTGGGCTGGCAATGGGTGGCGGGATCGGGACCCGATGCCGCGCCCTATTTCCGCATCTTCAACCCCGCGACGCAGGCCGAGAAGTTCGACGCAGGCGGCGCCTATCGCGAAGGCTTCGTGGCGGAACTGGCCCGACGGCCCGGCGCGCGGGCGCTTTCCTTCTTCGAGGCCGTGCCGCGACGCTGGGGACTGGCGCCCGATCAGTGCTATCCTGATGCGGTCATCCCGCTGGCGGAGGGGCGAGAGCGCGCACTGGCCGCCTATGGACAACGCAGCAGGTGA
- a CDS encoding aminotransferase class V-fold PLP-dependent enzyme, translating to MTLDIDFVRSCFPALSEPSLAGQAFFENAGGSYTCRAVIDRLFRFYHQRKVQPYAPYAASHAAGAEMDEARARLAAMMGVEADELSFGPSTSANTFVLAQAVRGWLRSAGGAIVVTDQDHEANSGVWRRLAADGVEVREWKIDPETGHLDPAGLKPLLEDGRVRLVCFPHCSNVVAEINPVAEICATVRAAGAFSCVDGVSYAPHGLPDMAALGADVYLFSAYKTYGPHQGIMLMRRELGELLPEQGHWFNAGTLYKRFTPAGPDHAQVAACAGIADYIDELHAHHARTEATPAERAREVHRLMREHEIRLLRPLLDQLASRNDIRLIGPRQAERRAPTVAIALDRPVAPVAAALAAQGIMASSGDFYAVRPLEAMGVDLAQGVLRVSFVHYTSEAEIAQLMLALDEVL from the coding sequence ATGACCCTCGACATCGACTTCGTCCGCTCCTGCTTCCCGGCCCTGTCCGAGCCCTCGCTGGCCGGACAGGCCTTCTTCGAGAATGCGGGCGGCTCCTACACCTGCCGCGCAGTGATCGACCGGCTGTTCCGCTTCTATCACCAGCGCAAGGTGCAGCCCTATGCGCCCTATGCCGCCTCGCATGCGGCCGGCGCCGAGATGGACGAGGCGCGGGCGCGTCTGGCGGCCATGATGGGGGTCGAGGCGGACGAATTGTCCTTCGGCCCCTCGACCTCGGCCAACACCTTCGTGCTCGCCCAGGCGGTGCGCGGCTGGCTGAGGTCGGCGGGCGGCGCGATCGTCGTCACCGACCAGGACCACGAGGCGAACTCCGGCGTCTGGCGCAGGCTTGCCGCCGATGGCGTGGAGGTGCGCGAGTGGAAGATCGACCCCGAGACCGGCCATCTTGATCCCGCGGGGCTGAAACCGCTGCTTGAGGATGGCCGGGTGCGGCTCGTCTGCTTCCCGCATTGCTCGAACGTCGTGGCCGAGATCAACCCGGTGGCCGAGATCTGCGCCACGGTGCGCGCCGCAGGCGCCTTTTCCTGTGTCGACGGCGTGAGCTATGCGCCGCACGGGCTGCCCGACATGGCCGCGCTGGGAGCGGACGTCTATCTCTTCTCGGCCTACAAGACCTATGGCCCGCATCAGGGCATCATGCTGATGCGCCGGGAACTGGGCGAGCTGTTGCCCGAGCAGGGCCACTGGTTCAACGCCGGCACGCTCTACAAGCGGTTCACGCCCGCCGGCCCGGATCACGCGCAGGTCGCAGCCTGTGCCGGGATCGCGGACTACATCGACGAACTTCACGCCCATCACGCCCGGACCGAGGCGACGCCGGCGGAACGCGCGCGCGAGGTTCACCGGCTGATGCGCGAGCACGAGATCCGGCTGCTGCGTCCGCTGCTCGACCAGCTGGCCTCGCGCAACGACATCCGTCTGATCGGTCCGCGGCAGGCCGAACGGCGCGCGCCCACCGTGGCCATCGCGCTCGACCGGCCCGTGGCGCCGGTCGCGGCCGCGCTGGCGGCGCAGGGGATCATGGCAAGCTCGGGCGACTTCTACGCGGTCCGCCCGCTCGAGGCGATGGGCGTGGATCTTGCGCAGGGTGTGCTGCGGGTGAGTTTCGTGCACTACACCTCGGAGGCCGAGATCGCCCAGCTGATGCTCGCGCTGGACGAGGTGCTCTGA
- a CDS encoding MDR family oxidoreductase, whose product MFRALVVEKDAEGTPHAEVRELDESLLPEGDVTVRVEFSTLNYKDGLCLGSGGGLVKTWPHVPGVDFAGVVETSADPRFAPGDRVVLTGWRVGEIRWGGYATKTRVRADWLVKLPEGLTTRAAMAVGTAGLTAMLAVIALEDHGLQPERGEVLVTGAAGGVGSVATALLAALGYQVAAVTGRPETEGYLRDLGAARIVPRADLAETVKRPLESETWAGCVDAVGGAMLARILGQMKYGASVAAVGLAGGAALPATVIPFILRGVNLLGIDSVMRPIPDRVRAWDRIAADLPMAKLEAMVHPATLQDLPALGEAILKGGVQGRVVVDLSA is encoded by the coding sequence ATGTTCCGGGCACTGGTTGTCGAGAAGGATGCCGAGGGCACCCCGCATGCCGAGGTGCGGGAACTGGACGAGTCGCTGCTGCCCGAGGGCGACGTGACGGTGCGGGTCGAGTTCTCGACGCTGAACTACAAGGACGGTCTCTGCCTCGGCTCCGGCGGCGGGCTCGTGAAGACCTGGCCGCACGTCCCGGGCGTGGATTTCGCCGGCGTGGTCGAGACATCGGCGGACCCCCGCTTCGCCCCCGGCGACCGCGTGGTGCTGACCGGCTGGCGGGTGGGCGAGATCCGCTGGGGCGGCTATGCCACGAAGACCCGGGTCAGGGCGGACTGGCTGGTGAAGCTGCCCGAGGGGCTGACGACGCGGGCCGCCATGGCGGTCGGAACGGCCGGCCTGACGGCGATGCTTGCGGTGATCGCGCTCGAGGATCACGGCCTTCAGCCGGAGCGGGGCGAGGTGCTGGTGACCGGCGCCGCGGGCGGTGTCGGCTCGGTCGCGACCGCGCTTCTGGCGGCGCTCGGCTATCAGGTCGCTGCGGTGACCGGCAGGCCCGAGACCGAGGGCTATCTGCGCGACCTCGGCGCCGCGCGGATCGTGCCCCGCGCCGATCTGGCCGAGACGGTCAAGCGCCCGCTCGAATCCGAGACCTGGGCCGGATGCGTGGATGCGGTGGGCGGGGCGATGCTGGCGCGCATCCTCGGGCAGATGAAATACGGCGCCTCGGTCGCGGCGGTGGGGCTGGCAGGCGGCGCGGCGCTGCCGGCGACCGTCATCCCCTTCATCCTGCGCGGGGTGAACCTCCTCGGCATCGACAGCGTGATGCGCCCGATCCCTGACCGGGTCCGCGCCTGGGACCGGATCGCTGCCGATCTGCCGATGGCGAAGCTGGAGGCGATGGTGCATCCGGCGACGCTTCAGGACCTGCCGGCGCTGGGCGAGGCGATCCTGAAGGGCGGGGTGCAGGGCCGCGTCGTGGTGGACCTGTCCGCCTGA
- a CDS encoding extracellular solute-binding protein, producing the protein MIRRTSLLASVAAAMALPALAADPELIAFDWAGFENEGLMAEYVKKHGEMPTYAFYGDDDEAFQKVSSGFKADVAHPCSQMVSKYRDAGLIEPWDVSRIPEYANISQRFKDSKIFSDDQGVWYIPTDFAYTAIAYNTETVPVEDVASVQIFHDPKYMGRISLPDNTDDIWSLALLATGVSDWTNLTEEQFQAAAQWLRTAHENVRAYWADPSELAQLMATGEVQIAWTWNDAIALMRQEGKPVGFQRQSKEGSATWFCGYVNFKDAPGSEDKAYDFMNSWLAHGAAKALLDGFGYAHSNEAAMATISEEDLKAADLNPVETTLLAQVPIDTKMRDRMLEEFEKIKAGF; encoded by the coding sequence ATGATCCGTCGCACCTCTCTTCTGGCCAGCGTCGCCGCCGCCATGGCGTTGCCGGCCCTCGCCGCCGACCCCGAGCTGATCGCCTTCGACTGGGCCGGCTTCGAGAACGAGGGCCTGATGGCCGAATACGTCAAGAAGCACGGCGAGATGCCGACCTACGCCTTCTACGGCGACGATGACGAGGCGTTCCAGAAGGTGTCCTCGGGGTTCAAGGCCGATGTGGCCCATCCCTGCTCGCAGATGGTGTCGAAATACCGCGACGCCGGCCTGATCGAGCCGTGGGACGTCAGCCGCATCCCGGAATACGCGAACATCTCGCAGCGCTTCAAGGACTCGAAGATCTTCTCGGACGATCAGGGCGTCTGGTACATCCCGACCGACTTCGCCTATACCGCGATCGCCTACAACACCGAGACCGTCCCGGTCGAAGACGTGGCCTCGGTGCAGATCTTCCACGATCCGAAATACATGGGCCGCATCTCGCTGCCCGACAACACCGACGACATCTGGTCGCTCGCGCTGCTGGCAACCGGCGTCTCGGACTGGACCAACCTGACCGAGGAGCAGTTCCAGGCCGCCGCGCAGTGGCTGCGCACCGCGCATGAGAACGTCCGCGCCTACTGGGCCGACCCGTCGGAGCTTGCCCAGCTGATGGCGACCGGCGAGGTGCAGATCGCCTGGACCTGGAACGACGCCATCGCGCTGATGCGGCAGGAAGGGAAGCCCGTCGGCTTCCAGCGCCAGTCCAAGGAAGGCTCGGCCACCTGGTTCTGCGGCTACGTCAACTTCAAGGACGCGCCGGGCAGCGAGGACAAGGCCTATGACTTCATGAACTCGTGGCTCGCCCACGGGGCGGCCAAGGCGCTGCTCGATGGTTTCGGCTATGCCCATTCGAACGAAGCCGCGATGGCCACGATCTCGGAAGAGGACCTGAAGGCCGCCGACCTCAACCCGGTCGAGACCACGCTGCTCGCCCAGGTGCCGATCGACACCAAGATGCGCGACCGGATGCTTGAGGAGTTCGAGAAGATCAAGGCGGGCTTCTGA
- a CDS encoding DUF1194 domain-containing protein yields the protein MLRALLLALVVAAPARACDTALLLAIDISGSIDRGEYALQTEGLAEALADGAVTDSLLAGQSALAVVQWSGVGRQVLALPWRRMLAPGDVQDFAEAVRALPRAFVASDTAVGGAITFSLSRFAEVADCRRRVIDISGDGAENAGFTVASARREAERAGVEINAIAIEDMGASKPITAFYERWAVTRGGFVVTARGLGDYRRAMRAKLLRELGKPAS from the coding sequence ATGCTCCGCGCGCTGCTCCTTGCCCTTGTCGTCGCTGCGCCCGCCCGGGCCTGCGATACGGCGCTTCTGCTTGCCATCGACATCTCTGGCTCCATCGACCGGGGCGAATATGCGCTTCAGACCGAAGGGCTGGCCGAGGCGCTGGCGGACGGGGCGGTGACCGACAGCCTGCTGGCCGGCCAGAGCGCGCTGGCCGTGGTGCAATGGTCGGGCGTGGGCCGGCAGGTGCTGGCGCTGCCGTGGCGACGGATGCTCGCCCCCGGCGACGTGCAGGACTTCGCCGAGGCGGTCCGCGCCCTTCCCCGCGCCTTCGTCGCCTCGGATACTGCGGTTGGCGGGGCGATCACCTTCTCGCTGTCCCGCTTCGCCGAGGTGGCGGATTGCCGCCGCCGGGTGATCGACATCTCGGGCGACGGCGCCGAGAATGCCGGGTTCACCGTGGCTTCCGCCCGACGCGAGGCCGAACGGGCCGGCGTCGAGATCAACGCCATCGCGATCGAGGACATGGGCGCCTCGAAGCCCATCACCGCCTTCTACGAGCGGTGGGCCGTCACCCGCGGCGGCTTCGTCGTCACGGCACGGGGCCTTGGCGACTATCGCCGCGCCATGCGGGCGAAGCTTCTGCGCGAACTCGGCAAACCCGCCAGCTGA
- a CDS encoding SspB family protein, with product MARSIDYGNLMHRAMRSLIQSVLEDVSEHGLPGAHHFFITFDTTHPEVEMADWLRARYPQEMTVVLQHWFENLNVDDHGFSVTLNFGNQPEPLVIPFDAVRTFVDPSVEFGLRFETHDDEDEEDESEGEEDPDGDDEPPRHDAQVVSLDKFRK from the coding sequence ATGGCGCGTTCCATCGATTACGGCAACCTCATGCACCGCGCGATGCGGAGCCTGATCCAGAGCGTGCTCGAGGACGTGTCCGAGCACGGGCTGCCGGGGGCGCATCACTTCTTCATCACCTTCGACACCACCCACCCCGAGGTGGAGATGGCCGACTGGCTCAGGGCACGCTATCCGCAGGAAATGACGGTGGTGCTGCAGCACTGGTTCGAGAACCTCAACGTCGACGACCACGGCTTCTCGGTCACGCTGAACTTCGGCAACCAGCCCGAGCCGCTGGTGATCCCCTTCGATGCCGTGCGCACCTTCGTCGACCCCTCGGTCGAATTCGGCCTGCGCTTCGAGACGCATGACGACGAGGACGAGGAAGACGAGTCCGAGGGCGAAGAGGACCCGGACGGCGACGACGAGCCTCCGCGCCACGACGCGCAGGTCGTGAGCCTCGACAAGTTCCGCAAGTAG